In the Topomyia yanbarensis strain Yona2022 chromosome 3, ASM3024719v1, whole genome shotgun sequence genome, one interval contains:
- the LOC131693128 gene encoding histone H3-like — MARTKQSTGGKAPRKQFATKAARKSAPATGGVKKPHRYRPGTVALREIRRYQKSTELLIRKLPFQRLVREIAQDFKTDLRFQSSAVMALQEASEAYLVGLFEDTNLCAIHAKRVTIMPNDIQLARRIRGERA; from the coding sequence ATGGCCCGTACGAAACAGTCCACCGGAGGGaaagctccccgcaagcagtttgcaacgaaggctgcccgtaaaagtgccccagccacgggtggcgttaagaagccccatCGCTACCGTCCAGGAACTGTCGCGCTGCGAGAAATTCGTCGCTATCAGAAATCGACAGAGCTACTAATCCGCAAGCTgcccttccagcgtctggttcgtgagatcgcgcaggacttcaaaaccgatctgcgcttccagagctcagccgtcatggcccttcaagaagccagcgaggcttacctggttggtttgttcgaggataccaatctgtgcgctatccacgCCAAGCGAGTAACTATCATGCCGAACGACATCCAACTGGCTCGCCGGATCCGCGGGGAGCGGGCCTAA